AGAAGAGGCGACGGTGACCAGCGCCTGCACGCGGTCGGGGTGAGTTAACGCAACCTGACTTGCCACCAGCCCGCCGAGGCTCCAGCCCAGCCAGATAGCGTGCTCTGGTGCTTTGGCGAGCACCTGCTGCGCCATCTCCTGGAGCGACAGAGCGCCAAAGTCGCCGCTGCGGCCATAGCCCGGAAGGTCGACGAGGTGCAGCGTGAAATGCGAGGCCAGTTCCGGCGTGATGCAATCCCACACTTGCGCATTCAGCCCCCATCCGTGCAGCAGCACAAGATGACAATTTCCTTCGCCCGTGGTTTGCCACCAGATCTCTTTCATCGGTTACTGTTCTCTTTCCATCAAGTATGAGGGGAAATATGCTAACAGCACACAGCTTATGCTGGCTATGCCAAATGCCGCTGGCCATCGCCCGCTGGGGGATCTGCTCGCGATGCGCTGCATCGTTGCTGGCGTCTGAGCCGCTCTGTCCTCAGTGTGGGCTACCTGCTCAGGCAGGCCTGCTGCCGTGCGGTCGCTGCCTGCAAAAACCGCCGCCGTGGCAGCGGCTGGTGGCGGTGAATGACTATCGATCGCCGCTGAGCGGGATGATTCACCAGCTGAAATTCAGCAAACGACCAGAGCTAGCTCCGGCGCTGGCGCGTCTTCTGCTGTTGCGTATTCATCAGAGCAGGGGGCTTCCCAAACCAGATAGAATTATCAGCGTGCCGCTCTGGCAGCGTCGTCAGTGGAGGCGGGGTTTTAATCAGAGCGATCTGCTGTGCCGCCCGCTGGCGCGTTGGATGGGCTGTGCCTGGCGTAGCGATGCGCTCACTCGCCAGCGTCGTACCGCCACCCAGCATCAGCTCAGCGCCAGATTGCGCAAACAGAACCTGAAAAACGCCTTTCAGCTTGAATTGTCGGTACGGGGTCACCATATCGCCATTGTGGATGATGTCGTCACAACCGGAAGCACCGTCGCCGAGATATCCCGCCTGCTTTTGCGAAACGGCGCCGCGACGGTTCAGGTATGGTGTATATGCCGTACCTTGTAGACCCCTGCTGATGGGCGTATTATAACCAAGTAAAATAGTCAACTATTAGGCCAACGCTATGATCCGTATTTCCGATGCTGCACAAGCGCACTTTGCCAAACTGCTGGTAAATCAGGAAGAAGGGACACAAATTCGCGTATTTGTGATCAATCCCGGTACCCCAAACGCTGAGTGCGGCGTTTCCTACTGCCCACCGGATGCGGTGGAAGACACCGATACTGCGCTGAAGTTTGAGCAACTGACCGCTTATGTCGATGAGCTTAGCGCGCCGTACCTCGACGACGCTGAAATCGATTTTGTTACCGACCAGTTAGGCTCTCAGCTGACGCTGAAAGCGCCAAACGCCAAGATGCGCAAGGTTTCAGACGATGCCCCGCTGATGGAGCGCGTCGAATACCTGCTGCAATCGCAGATTAACCCGCAGCTGGCCGGTCACGGCGGGCGCGTCACGCTGATGGAAATCACCGACGATGGCCTGGCGATCCTGCAATTCGGCGGCGGCTGTAATGGCTGTTCGATGGTCGATGTAACCCTGAAAGAAGGGATCGAGAAGCAGATGCTGAACGAATTCCCGGAACTGAAAGGCGTACGCGATCTGACCGAACACCAGCGCGGCGAGCACTCCTACTATTAATTCCCCCGCCCGGCAGTATTTGCGCTGTCGGGCTACTCTTCTCAGTTACCGCACAACATTCCCCGCTAAGCAACCCGGCAAAAACCCGGGAAAGAGTATGACTTAAGTCTCATATTTGAAATTTTCACTGCTTAGGTGATTCTCAAACTTATCATGTTACCCGTATCATTCGTTTCAGGCGCCACAGATTAAAAAATAGCCAGCTATCCTTTCTCTGGGTAAGGATAAAGCTAGCATTTACGGCGCCGGACATTTTTTGTTCCGGTCGGAACGGATGAAGTCAATGTTGAAACTATGACGTTACCCATAACAAATTAAGGCCAGGTAAATCATGCCATTAGTCATCGTTGCTATCGGGGTTGCCCTGTTATTGTTGCTGATGATCCGTTTCAAAATGAACGGTTTTATCGCTCTGGTTCTGGTGGCGCTTGCCGTCGGGCTCATGCAGGGTATGCCGCTGGATAAAGTTATCGTCTCCATCAAGAACGGCGTTGGCGGAACCCTCGGCAGCCTCGCGCTGATCATGGGCTTCGGCGCTATGCTCGGTAAAATGCTGGCGGACTGCGGCGGTGCGCAGCGTATCGCCACCACGCTAATTGACAAATTTGGTAAACAACACATCCAATGGGCAGTCGTGCTAACCGGTTTTACCGTCGGCTTCGCGCTGTTCTATGAAGTGGGTTTCGTGTTGATGCTGCCGCTGGTCTTTACCATCGCTGCGTCCGCCCGCATCCCGCTGCTATACGTCGGTGTACCGATGGCGGCCGCGCTTTCCGTTACCCACGGCTTCCTGCCTCCGCACCCGGGTCCGACGGCGATTGCCACCATTTTCCATGCCGATATGGGTAAAACCCTGCTGTTCGGTACGATTCTGGCGATCCCGACCGTGATTTTGGCCGGTCCGGTTTACGCACGCTTCCTGAAAGGCATCGATAAGCCGATTCCGGAAGGCCTGCATAACCCGAAAACGTTCACTGAAGAAGAGATGCCGGGTTTTGGCGTCAGCGTCTGGACTTCTCTGGTGCCGGTTATTCTGATGGCGATGCGTGCGGTAGCCGAGATGGTGCTGCCGAAAGGTCATGCTTTCCTGCCGGTTGCTGAGTTCTTTGGCGACCCGGTGATGGCAACGCTGATTGCGGTGCTGATCGCGCTGTTCACCTTTGGCCTCAACCGCGGCCGTTCGATGGACCAGATCAACGAAACGCTGACCTCTTCTATCAAAATTATTGCCATGATGCTGCTGATCATCGGCGGCGGCGGTGCCTTCAAACAGGTGCTGGTCGATAGCGGGATGGACAAATACATCGCCTCTATTATGCATGAATCCAATATGTCTCCGCTGTTTATGGCCTGGTCGATTGCTGCGGTACTGCGTATTGCGCTGGGTTCGGCGACCGTTGCCGCTATTACCGCAGGCGGTATTGCTGCACCGTTGATCGCGACTACCGGCGTGAGTCCTGAACTGATGGTTATCGCCGTTGGTTCCGGTAGCGTTATCTTCTCTCACGTCAACGATCCGGGCTTCTGGCTGTTTAAAGAGTACTTCAACCTGACTATCGGCGAGACCATCAGGTCGTGGTCGGTGCTGGAAACCATTATCTCCGTGTGCGGTCTGATTGGCTGCCTGCTGTTGGGGATGGTGGTGTAAGCAGAGCGTCGGTATAAAACGGGCCGGGTAGCAGCGATGCTGACCCGGCTTTTTTATGCGCAATAGCCACAACGGCCAGGCTTATCGCAGTAATACCCGGTTCTGCGCAGCGCCTGACATTGAAATTCACCCAACTATCCCCCATTCTAGATCTCATGCTAAAGCGCCGGACGCGCGCTTCATTTACCCTCTTCAACAGGACTGCGCATATGACCAATCCATTACTGACGCCTTTTTTATTGCCCCCTTTCTCTGCTATCCAACCTGAACATGTCGTCCCCGCGGTCACCAAAGCGCTGGATGATTGCCGGGCGGCGGTAGAGACCGCGGTGGCGCAAGGGGCGCCGTACACCTGGGAAAATCTTTGCCAGCCGCTGGCGGAGGTGGACGACGTGCTGGGGCGCATTTTTTCCCCGGTCAGCCACCTGAACTCGGTTAAAAACAGCCCGGAACTGCGCGAAGCCTACGAACAAACCCTGCCGCTGCTCTCCGAGTACAGCACCTGGGTTGGGCAACATGAAGGTCTGTACAAAGCGTACCGCGATCTGCGTGATGGCGATCATTACGCCACCCTGAACACCGCGCAGAAAAAAGCGGTCGATAACGCGCTGCGTGATTTTGAACTTTCTGGTATTGGCCTGGAGAAAGAGCAGCAGAAACGCTATGGCGAAATCGCCGCGCGCCTGTCCGAGCTGGGCAACCAGTACAGCAACAACGTGCTCGACGCCACTATGGGTTGGACGAAGCTGGTGACCGATGAAGCCGAACTTTCCGGGATGCCGGAAAGCGCGCTGGCCGCCGCCAAAGCGCAGGCTGAAGCCAAGGAGCAGGAAGGGTATCTGCTAACGCTGGATATCCCGAGCTATCTGCCGGTGATGACTTATTGCGACAATCAAGCGCTGCGTGAAGAGCTGTATCGCGCTTACTCCACCCGCGCTTCTGACCAGGGGCCAAACGCCGGGAAGTGGGACAACAGCCCGGTGATGGCGGAAATCCTTGCCCTGCGCCACGAGCTGGCGCAGCTGCTGGGCTTCGATAGCTATGCCGATAAATCACTCGCCACCAAAATGGCGGAAAACCCGCAGCAGGTACTCGACTTCCTGACCGACCTGGCCAAACGTGCGCGTCCCCAGGGTGAGAAAGAGCTGGCCCAACTGCGCGCCTTCGCTAAAGCCGAATTTGGCGTTGATGAACTTCAGCCGTGGGATATCGCATACTACAGCGAAAAGCAGAAACAGCATCTGTACAGCATCAGCGACGAGCAGCTGCGTCCGTACTTCCCGGAAAACAAAGCCGTTAACGGCCTGTTCGAAGTGGTTCAACGTATTTATGGTATTACCGCCAAAGAGCGTACCGATGTTGACGTCTGGCATCCGGAGGTGCGTTTCTTCGAGCTGTATGACGAAAACAACGAACTGCGCGGCAGCTTCTACCTCGATCTCTACGCTCGTGAACACAAACGCGGCGGGGCGTGGATGGATGATTGCGTCGGCCAGATGCGCAAGCTTGATGGTTCGCTGCAAAAACCGGTTGCCTATCTGACCTGTAACTTTAACCGTCCGGTCAGCGGCAAACCGGCGCTGTTTACCCACGATGAAGTGATTACCCTGTTCCATGAGTTCGGCCATGGTCTGCATCATATGCTGACCCGCATCGATACCGCCGGGGTTTCCGGCATCAGCGGTGTGCCGTGGGATGCGGTCGAACTGCCGAGCCAGTTTATGGAAAACTGGTGCTGGGAGCCGGACGCGCTGGCGTTTATCTCCGGTCACTATGAAACCGGCGAGCCGTTGCCAAAAGAACTGCTGGAGAAAATGTTGGCGGCGAAAAACTACCAGGCGGCGATGTTTATCCTGCGCCAGCTGGAGTTCGGCCTTTTCGACTTCCGCCTGCATGCGGAGTTCCAGCCAGAGCAGGGGGCTAAAATCCTCGAAACGCTGGCGGAAATTAAAAAGCAAGTTGCGCTGATCCCTGGACCGTCATGGGGCCGCTTCCCGCACGCCTTCAGCCATATTTTTGCTGGTGGCTACGCAGCGGGTTACTACAGCTACCTGTGGGCCGACGTGCTGGCAGCGGACGCCTTCTCGCGCTTCGAAGAAGAGGGGATTTTCAACCGCGAAACCGGTCAGTCGTTCCTCGACAACATCCTGACCCGCGGCGGTTCTGAAGAGCCGATGACGTTGTTCAAACGCTTCCGTGGCCGCGAGCCGCAGCTGGATGCGATGCTTGAGCATTACGGTATTAAGAGTTAATCCTGTTGTGAAAATCTGTTTAATTGATGAAACGGGCGCCGGAGACGGCGCCTTATCTGTTCTTGCCGTCCGCTGGGGGCTGGAGCACGATGAAAATAACCTAATGGCGCTGGTGATGACGCCAGAGCATCTGGAACTGCGCAAACGCGATGAGCCGAAGCTTGGCGGCATTTTCGTCGATTTTGTTGGTGGGGCGATGGCCCATCGACGCAAGTTCGGCGGCGGTCGCGGTGAAGCGGTAGCGAAAGCGGTTGGTATTAAGGGCGATTACCTGCCGGATGTGGTCGATGCGACGGCGGGGCTGGGGCGCGATGCGTTCGTTCTCGCCTCTGTGGGTTGCCATGTGCGGATGCTGGAACGCAATCCGGTGGTTGCCGCGCTGCTCGACGATGGCCTGGCGCGTGGCTATGCCGATGTGGAAATTGGCCCGTGGTTGCAGGAGCGTTTGCAGCTGATTCACGCCTCCAGCCTGACGGCGCTCACTGATATTACTCCGCGTCCGCAGGTGGTTTACCTCGACCCGATGTTCCCACATAAGCAGAAAAGTGCATTGGTGAAGAAAGAGATGCGGGTGTTTCAGTCGCTGGTGGGGCCGGATTTAGATGCTGATGGCCTACTGGAACCTGCTCGTCTGTTGGCGACCAAACGCGTGGTGGTGAAGCGCCCGGATTACGCGCCGCCGCTGGCGGACGTGGCGACGCCGAATGCGGTGGCCACCAAAGGCCACCGGTTTGATATTTACGCTGGTACGCCGGAGTAAATTTGCTATGCCGTGGCGAGTTCCGGATAGCGGCGCGAGGCGCTTTATTCGGACTACCCACGGCCGACATTTTGATTCTGAGGTTTAACGCGGCCAACTATTCTGGAAAAAATCATTCTCTAATAGATAGCCTAAGTTTTCAGACTGCCACGGGCAACCGAGACATTTGCCAGGCACTTCAACTTCAATTGGTACTATGGGGTGTGTGTATATTAGCGCGAACTTTCGCCAGAGCACATTGCGCATTTTAATTTCCCGTATATCGACATAAGGGATAGTTTGATAATCATCTTTGTAATCATAAAGAAATGAAAGGGTTAGCATGATTATTTCTTTGTCGGCAAAGTACAAGACTACTGGCTTCGAGCGAATGAGACCATGAAGATATTTTCGTTCGTCGATGATCTCATTTGGCGCTATTGTGCTCAGTATCTGGCGAAGATTTTCCCTTTTAAATCCATTGTTCATGGTCATTCCTTTGATATATAAAATATTCGGCG
This Klebsiella sp. RHBSTW-00484 DNA region includes the following protein-coding sequences:
- the gntX gene encoding DNA utilization protein GntX yields the protein MLTAHSLCWLCQMPLAIARWGICSRCAASLLASEPLCPQCGLPAQAGLLPCGRCLQKPPPWQRLVAVNDYRSPLSGMIHQLKFSKRPELAPALARLLLLRIHQSRGLPKPDRIISVPLWQRRQWRRGFNQSDLLCRPLARWMGCAWRSDALTRQRRTATQHQLSARLRKQNLKNAFQLELSVRGHHIAIVDDVVTTGSTVAEISRLLLRNGAATVQVWCICRTL
- the nfuA gene encoding Fe-S biogenesis protein NfuA gives rise to the protein MIRISDAAQAHFAKLLVNQEEGTQIRVFVINPGTPNAECGVSYCPPDAVEDTDTALKFEQLTAYVDELSAPYLDDAEIDFVTDQLGSQLTLKAPNAKMRKVSDDAPLMERVEYLLQSQINPQLAGHGGRVTLMEITDDGLAILQFGGGCNGCSMVDVTLKEGIEKQMLNEFPELKGVRDLTEHQRGEHSYY
- the gntT gene encoding gluconate transporter, with the protein product MPLVIVAIGVALLLLLMIRFKMNGFIALVLVALAVGLMQGMPLDKVIVSIKNGVGGTLGSLALIMGFGAMLGKMLADCGGAQRIATTLIDKFGKQHIQWAVVLTGFTVGFALFYEVGFVLMLPLVFTIAASARIPLLYVGVPMAAALSVTHGFLPPHPGPTAIATIFHADMGKTLLFGTILAIPTVILAGPVYARFLKGIDKPIPEGLHNPKTFTEEEMPGFGVSVWTSLVPVILMAMRAVAEMVLPKGHAFLPVAEFFGDPVMATLIAVLIALFTFGLNRGRSMDQINETLTSSIKIIAMMLLIIGGGGAFKQVLVDSGMDKYIASIMHESNMSPLFMAWSIAAVLRIALGSATVAAITAGGIAAPLIATTGVSPELMVIAVGSGSVIFSHVNDPGFWLFKEYFNLTIGETIRSWSVLETIISVCGLIGCLLLGMVV
- the prlC gene encoding oligopeptidase A, which encodes MTNPLLTPFLLPPFSAIQPEHVVPAVTKALDDCRAAVETAVAQGAPYTWENLCQPLAEVDDVLGRIFSPVSHLNSVKNSPELREAYEQTLPLLSEYSTWVGQHEGLYKAYRDLRDGDHYATLNTAQKKAVDNALRDFELSGIGLEKEQQKRYGEIAARLSELGNQYSNNVLDATMGWTKLVTDEAELSGMPESALAAAKAQAEAKEQEGYLLTLDIPSYLPVMTYCDNQALREELYRAYSTRASDQGPNAGKWDNSPVMAEILALRHELAQLLGFDSYADKSLATKMAENPQQVLDFLTDLAKRARPQGEKELAQLRAFAKAEFGVDELQPWDIAYYSEKQKQHLYSISDEQLRPYFPENKAVNGLFEVVQRIYGITAKERTDVDVWHPEVRFFELYDENNELRGSFYLDLYAREHKRGGAWMDDCVGQMRKLDGSLQKPVAYLTCNFNRPVSGKPALFTHDEVITLFHEFGHGLHHMLTRIDTAGVSGISGVPWDAVELPSQFMENWCWEPDALAFISGHYETGEPLPKELLEKMLAAKNYQAAMFILRQLEFGLFDFRLHAEFQPEQGAKILETLAEIKKQVALIPGPSWGRFPHAFSHIFAGGYAAGYYSYLWADVLAADAFSRFEEEGIFNRETGQSFLDNILTRGGSEEPMTLFKRFRGREPQLDAMLEHYGIKS
- the rsmJ gene encoding 16S rRNA (guanine(1516)-N(2))-methyltransferase RsmJ, which produces MKICLIDETGAGDGALSVLAVRWGLEHDENNLMALVMTPEHLELRKRDEPKLGGIFVDFVGGAMAHRRKFGGGRGEAVAKAVGIKGDYLPDVVDATAGLGRDAFVLASVGCHVRMLERNPVVAALLDDGLARGYADVEIGPWLQERLQLIHASSLTALTDITPRPQVVYLDPMFPHKQKSALVKKEMRVFQSLVGPDLDADGLLEPARLLATKRVVVKRPDYAPPLADVATPNAVATKGHRFDIYAGTPE